A window of Argopecten irradians isolate NY chromosome 1, Ai_NY, whole genome shotgun sequence contains these coding sequences:
- the LOC138310035 gene encoding uncharacterized protein — translation MMAMLFAVFVILQTRYIFLRVSEAAVIVTVCESLSKDISCSGSLEIIDARYGRFDTVTCVHAAMSMVGCGASGVFADIQSKCDGETTCTLSSSNSQYGDPCPSTYKYLEVTYDCRPDETTTEAPTTTTSTTTTTTTTGAATTSPTTVAMTTTTTAAETTTTTTTAATTSTTAVETTTVETSTTSNPSTSNTPTSTSNPSTSNTPTSTSNPSTSNTPTSTSNPSTSNTPTRTSNPSTSNTPTSTSNPSTSNTPTSTSNAFVETTGSCTCLCRYLNETTCGDNEDLTCVLAKLKEQLFIDKTTLSSFKRSKISAHDGRTSSRLIGFAGVAIITIFMALILIPDFLRVIRYVIWSKSSKLTNDYV, via the exons ATGATGGCAATGTTATTTGCAGTGTTTGTGATTTTGCAAACGAGATATATTTTTCTAAGAGTTAGTGAAG cTGCAGTTATCGTCACTGTATGTGAATCTTTATCCAAGGATATATCATGCTCCGGGAGTCTTGAAATAATTGACGCCCGCTATGGAAGATTTGACACAGTCACGTGCGTCCATGCGGCAATGAGCATGGTGGGATGTGGTGCCAGTGGCGTCTTTGCTGATATCCAAAGCAAATGTGACGGGGAAACAACGTGCACTTTATCTTCATCAAACTCCCAGTATGGAGACCCATGTCCATCTACCTATAAATACTTGGAAGTCACGTACGATTGCCGACCAGATG AAACAACAACAGAAGCGCCAACAACCACAACATCCAccacaaccaccaccaccaccaccggTGCTGCAACCACCTCACCAACCACTGTTGCTATGACCACCACAACTACAGCTGCGGAAACCACTACCACAACCACTACTGCTGCAACCACTTCTACCACTGCAGTGGAAACAACCACTGTGGAAACAAGTACAACGAGTAATCCGTCAACATCTAATACTCCCACCAGTACATCAAATCCGTCAACATCTAATACTCCTACCAGTACATCAAATCCGTCAACATCTAATACTCCCACCAGTACATCAAATCCGTCAACATCTAATACTCCCACCAGAACTTCAAATCCGTCAACATCTAATACTCCCACCAGTACATCAAATCCGTCAACATCTAATACTCCCACCAGTACTTCAAATGCATTCGTGGAGACAACTGGATCCTGCACCTGCCTTTGTCGGTACCTAAATGAAACGACGTGCGGTGATAATGAGGATTTAACATGTGTATTGGCCAAATTAAAGGAACAATTATTCATTGATAAAACGACGTTATCTTCGTTTAAAAGGTCAAAAATCAGCGCACATGATGGAAGGACATCCTCTAGATTAATAGGTTTCGCAGGTGTTGCTATTATTACGATATTCATGGCTTTAATATTGATTCCTGATTTCTTACGAGTTATAAGATATGTTATATGGAGTAAATCATCTAAATTAACAAATGATTATGTATAG